One window from the genome of Carassius carassius chromosome 15, fCarCar2.1, whole genome shotgun sequence encodes:
- the LOC132158918 gene encoding leukocyte elastase inhibitor-like — translation MVYLCFSYHLQLVKMESLSAANTQFCLNLFKKISEGDASGNVFYSPISISSALAMVSLGAKGNTAAQMFKVLSFTNPPKPDGATPASHQQAQKPQIACGVKDQHGPSMTQQSQKFEKCSAQPAPGQKTEDQIHSSFNKLMSELKKPGAPYVLSLANRLYGEQSHKFVEKFLNDAKRYYEAELEEVDFKKKPDASRVDINKWVEKNTQGKIKDLLPERSIDALTRLVLVNAIYFKGNWMEKFPKEATRDGQFKLNKTQTKPVKMMNQMTEFPLAFIPEMDSQVLELPYVGKNLSMLIILPNEIQDETTGLQKLERALTYEKLMEWTRPEVMYETKVEVSLPRFKMEETYDMKSLLISMGMEDVFDGKKVNLSGMSPNNDLVVSEVIHKAFVEVNEEGTEAAAATGVAMNSLGVRIPQVFNADHPFLFFIRHNPTKSILFCGRFCSP, via the exons atggtttatttgtgtttttcatatcatctccag CTCGTGAAAATGGAGTCTTTGTCTGCAGCAAACACACAGTTCTGTTTAAACCTGTTCAAGAAGATCAGTGAAGGAGACGCATCAGGAAATGTGTTCTACTCTCCGATCAGCATCTCCTCGGCTCTGGCCATGGTGTCGCTCGGAGCAAAAggaaacacagcagcgcagatgtTTAAG GTCCTGAGTTTTACCAATCCTCCCAAACCTGACGGAGCGACTCCAGCATCTCATCAACAAGCTCAGAAGCCCCAGATTGCCTGCGGTGTCAAGGATCAACATGGACCGTCAATGACACAACAATCCCAAAAGTTTGAG AAATGTTCTGCGCAGCCGGCCCCTGGACAAAAGACTGAGGACCAAATTCATTCCAGCTTCAACAAGCTCATGAGTGAACTGAAGAAACCAGGAGCCCCGTATGTGTTGAGTCTCGCCAACCGTCTCTACGGAGAGCAGTCACACAAGTTTGTGGAG AAATTCCTGAATGATGCAAAAAGATACTATGAAGCTGAACTGGAGGAGGTGGACTTCAAGAAGAAACCAGACGCTTCACGTGTCGACATCAACAAATGGGTGGAGAAAAACACTCAAG GGAAGATCAAGGATTTGCTTCCAGAGAGATCCATCGATGCGTTGACGAGACTGGTCTTGGTGAATGCCATCTACTTCAAGGGGAACTGGATGGAGAAATTCCCAAAAGAAGCCACCAGAGATGGACAGTTTAAGCTGAACAAG ACTCAAACTAAACCAGTGAAGATGATGAATCAAATGACAGAGTTTCCTCTGGCCTTCATCCCAGAGATGGACAGTCAGGTTCTGGAGCTGCCGTATGTTGGGAAGAATCTCAGTATGTTGATCATCCTTCCTAACGAGATTCAAGATGAAACCACTGGCCTTCAGAAG CTTGAAAGGGCACTGACCTACGAGAAGCTGATGGAGTGGACGAGACCTGAAGTCATGTATGAAACAAAAGTTGAAGTATCTCTGCCCAGATTCAAGATGGAGGAAACCTATGACATGAAGAGTCTTCTGATCAGCATGGGAATGGAGGATGTGTTTGACGGGAAGAAGGTGAATCTTTCAGGCATGTCACCCAACAATGATCTGGTGGTTTCGGAGGTGATTCATAAAGCCTTTGTTGAAGTAAACGAGGAAGGAACTGAAGCAGCTGCGGCCACCGGCGTCGCCATGAACAGCTTGGGTGTGAGGATCCCGCAGGTCTTTAATGCAGATCATCCGTTCCTCTTCTTCATCCGACACAATCCAACCAAGAGCATTCTGTTTTGCGGACGCTTCTGCTCTCCGTGA